The following are encoded together in the Dyella terrae genome:
- a CDS encoding CerR family C-terminal domain-containing protein, with protein sequence MSQPRRPRRSPAGGYARGDETRQRIIDAAIKLFGEHGFAGASTRDIAAEAGVNAPALQYYFENKDGVYHACAEFIADEIRARFEPSMQRALAVLKRQGDTSALIDAFLEIHAVTLDLVLTDSKAAHRRLFVTRDMVGEEPSGASKLLKQRLKQPLNKLRLALLARITGTTSRDQLTRIRLLTLKGQILLFFYPPGACLDELGWKEIDAAKGALLKATVIEQTRTLLESWQAAG encoded by the coding sequence ATGAGCCAACCCAGGCGTCCCCGACGCTCCCCGGCCGGCGGCTACGCACGCGGCGATGAGACGCGTCAGCGGATCATCGATGCGGCCATCAAGTTGTTTGGCGAGCACGGCTTCGCCGGCGCGTCGACGCGTGATATCGCGGCGGAGGCGGGCGTCAATGCCCCCGCGTTGCAGTACTACTTCGAGAACAAGGACGGCGTGTATCACGCTTGTGCCGAGTTCATCGCCGACGAAATTCGCGCCCGTTTCGAGCCGTCCATGCAGCGGGCGCTCGCTGTGTTGAAACGTCAGGGCGACACGAGTGCCCTGATCGATGCTTTCCTGGAGATCCACGCGGTGACGTTGGATCTGGTGCTGACCGACTCCAAAGCGGCCCACCGGCGCCTGTTCGTGACGCGGGACATGGTCGGCGAGGAACCCAGTGGCGCTTCCAAGCTATTGAAGCAGCGCCTTAAGCAGCCACTAAATAAGCTGCGGCTTGCTCTGTTGGCGCGTATCACTGGCACCACCTCACGCGATCAGTTAACGCGGATACGGCTGCTTACCCTCAAGGGGCAGATCCTGTTGTTCTTCTACCCACCCGGAGCCTGTCTCGATGAGCTGGGTTGGAAAGAGATCGACGCCGCCAAGGGCGCCTTGCTCAAGGCCACGGTGATCGAGCAGACCCGTACATTGCTGGAGAGCTGGCAGGCTGCGGGCTGA
- a CDS encoding HlyD family secretion protein yields MPAPSGSTPGEATKDPVTPSSRRSKAGKILLPVAIVLAVIALLALGYWWAVGRFMQSTDDAYLRADNVTVAPKVSGYVTDVYVGDNVTVKAGDPLVRLDGRQYQAALDQAQATVDARDADIQRAQAGILQQRAAIEQAKAQQQAAQISSRHAEDEVRRYGPLASTGAESSDQLSVLISNRDQAQATLAADTAALDQAQARIADLNAQIAQAHAQLEAAQASARQSKLDLEDTLIRSSLAGRVGDRSVRVGQYAQPGTRMMTVVPVQNVYLTANFKETQIGQMRAGQRASVHIDALPDTELHGVVESFAPGTGAEFALLPPENATGNFTKIVQRVPVRIRLDTDEQTRKLLVPGLSVTVKVDTRTAPDDGKAASTGSSHG; encoded by the coding sequence ATGCCCGCCCCCTCCGGCTCCACGCCCGGCGAAGCCACGAAAGACCCCGTCACCCCATCCTCGCGCCGATCGAAGGCGGGCAAGATCCTGCTGCCCGTGGCCATCGTGCTGGCCGTGATCGCCCTGCTGGCCCTCGGCTATTGGTGGGCGGTTGGTCGTTTCATGCAAAGCACCGACGATGCGTACCTGCGGGCGGACAACGTCACGGTGGCGCCCAAGGTCAGTGGCTATGTCACCGATGTCTACGTGGGTGACAACGTGACGGTAAAGGCCGGTGACCCGCTGGTTCGCCTGGACGGGCGTCAATATCAGGCCGCATTGGATCAGGCGCAGGCCACCGTCGATGCGCGTGACGCGGATATCCAGCGCGCGCAGGCGGGCATCCTGCAGCAGCGCGCCGCCATCGAACAGGCCAAGGCCCAGCAACAGGCCGCACAGATCAGCAGCCGACACGCGGAAGATGAAGTACGCCGCTACGGCCCGCTGGCCAGCACCGGCGCGGAAAGCAGCGACCAGCTGTCGGTGCTCATCAGCAATCGCGATCAGGCGCAGGCCACGCTCGCCGCCGACACGGCAGCGCTCGACCAGGCGCAGGCAAGGATCGCCGACCTCAACGCGCAGATCGCCCAGGCCCATGCACAACTGGAAGCAGCGCAGGCCTCGGCGCGGCAGTCCAAGCTCGACCTGGAAGACACCTTGATCCGCAGCTCGCTCGCCGGCCGCGTGGGCGATCGCTCGGTACGCGTCGGGCAGTATGCGCAGCCCGGCACGCGAATGATGACGGTGGTGCCGGTGCAAAACGTGTATCTCACCGCCAACTTCAAGGAAACCCAGATCGGCCAGATGCGCGCGGGACAGCGCGCCAGCGTGCATATCGACGCCCTCCCCGATACCGAACTGCATGGCGTGGTCGAGAGCTTTGCCCCAGGCACAGGCGCGGAGTTCGCGCTGCTGCCACCGGAGAATGCCACCGGCAACTTCACCAAGATCGTGCAACGCGTACCGGTGCGCATCCGCCTGGATACCGACGAGCAGACCCGCAAACTACTGGTGCCAGGACTGTCGGTGACGGTGAAGGTGGACACCCGCACGGCACCTGACGATGGCAAGGCCGCGTCAACGGGAAGCAGTCATGGCTGA
- a CDS encoding MDR family MFS transporter: MAEAAAQPASHPERASVADWIAVAAGSLGALMATLDISITNSALPQIQGEIGATGTEGTWISTGYLMSEIVIIPLAAWLTRVFGLRNFLLGCAVLFILFSMMCGISTTLMAMIIGRIGQGLTGGAMIPTAQTIIRSRLPLSQMPIGMTAFGLIVLLGPLLGPVLGGWLTENISWSWCFFINLPVCIGLITLLLVGLPSDKPHWEALRKADWLGVFGLSIGLSSLTVVLEEGQRERWFESSMIIWLSLLSFAGMMLIAISQFTASKPVMRLSLLKNPRYASVIFIVLVVGAALYGVIYVIPQFLGLIAGYNAEQSGWVMLVSGVPAFLMMPLLPRLLGKVDFRILVITGLLCFVASCMLDIHLTAQSVGHDFFWSQLVRGAGQMLAMMPLNQASMAAVSREESGDAAGIYNMARNLGGSIGLAIIGTVIDRRNTFHVATIRESLSANSVLGQDRMAANAAGWFAQTGDMAYSKMRALGQLAAQIQQQALVMTYSEIFYVLGIALLCCIPLALLLKTPSHHAPPATGH; this comes from the coding sequence ATGGCTGAGGCAGCTGCCCAGCCTGCCAGCCATCCTGAGCGTGCCAGCGTGGCGGACTGGATCGCGGTAGCGGCCGGTTCGCTGGGCGCACTGATGGCCACGCTCGATATCTCCATCACCAACTCCGCACTGCCGCAGATCCAGGGTGAGATCGGCGCCACCGGCACCGAGGGCACCTGGATCTCCACCGGCTACCTGATGTCGGAGATCGTGATCATCCCGCTCGCGGCGTGGCTGACGCGCGTGTTCGGTTTGCGCAATTTTCTGCTCGGTTGCGCGGTGCTGTTCATCCTGTTTTCGATGATGTGCGGTATCTCCACCACCCTGATGGCGATGATCATCGGACGCATCGGCCAGGGGCTTACCGGCGGCGCGATGATTCCCACCGCGCAAACCATCATCCGCAGTCGCCTGCCGCTGTCGCAAATGCCCATCGGCATGACGGCCTTCGGCTTGATCGTGCTGCTGGGGCCGCTGCTCGGTCCGGTGCTGGGCGGCTGGCTGACGGAAAACATCAGCTGGAGCTGGTGCTTCTTCATCAATCTGCCGGTGTGTATCGGCCTGATCACCCTGCTGCTGGTCGGCCTGCCGTCGGACAAACCGCACTGGGAAGCTCTGAGAAAAGCCGACTGGCTGGGTGTGTTCGGCCTCTCTATCGGGCTCAGCTCACTCACCGTCGTGCTCGAGGAGGGTCAGCGCGAACGCTGGTTCGAGTCCAGCATGATTATCTGGCTCAGCCTGCTGTCCTTTGCGGGCATGATGCTGATCGCGATCTCGCAGTTCACCGCGAGCAAACCCGTGATGCGCCTGAGCTTGCTGAAGAACCCCCGCTACGCCAGCGTGATCTTCATTGTGCTGGTGGTGGGTGCAGCGCTATACGGCGTGATCTACGTGATCCCGCAGTTTCTGGGCCTGATCGCGGGATACAACGCGGAACAGTCCGGCTGGGTCATGTTGGTATCCGGCGTGCCTGCCTTCTTGATGATGCCGCTCTTGCCACGACTGCTCGGCAAGGTGGACTTTCGCATCCTGGTGATCACCGGCCTGCTGTGTTTCGTAGCGAGCTGCATGCTGGATATCCACCTGACGGCGCAGTCGGTAGGTCACGATTTCTTCTGGTCACAGCTAGTACGTGGCGCCGGCCAGATGCTGGCGATGATGCCGTTGAACCAGGCCTCGATGGCCGCCGTATCACGCGAAGAGTCGGGCGATGCCGCCGGCATTTACAACATGGCGCGAAACCTCGGCGGCTCGATCGGCTTGGCCATCATCGGCACCGTGATCGATCGGCGTAATACGTTTCACGTGGCCACCATCCGCGAGTCGCTTTCGGCCAACTCGGTACTGGGTCAAGACCGCATGGCGGCCAACGCCGCGGGATGGTTCGCGCAAACCGGCGACATGGCGTACTCGAAGATGCGCGCCCTCGGCCAACTGGCGGCACAGATCCAGCAGCAGGCATTGGTGATGACGTACTCGGAAATTTTCTACGTGCTGGGCATCGCCCTGCTCTGCTGTATACCGCTGGCTTTGCTGCTGAAGACGCCCAGTCACCATGCGCCACCAGCGACGGGCCATTGA
- a CDS encoding efflux transporter outer membrane subunit, producing the protein MTTLESRTPRVLLLALLASITTLSGCTVGPDYRGAPNVPTGAAHGNAFVRAPVAGMATTPAPSQWWATLNDPQLNALIDAALAHNQNLQAAQARLRQSREQLQQQRTKALPSVSVDAAAVRLREPDTSLLQSSQSSGNNGSQSGQTTGTSKGRGPLQLYTADFDASWELDLFGGMRRATESASAQADAVEADLADTQVSLAAEVAQAYIGLRDQQQRLVLANQSTELAQKTLALVQQRRAHGVAADADVERQTTQVENTRATLIPLDEQITESLDQLAVLTGQAPGALDQELSTPKPLPTLPASVAVDDPATMLRQRPDIRAAERRLASSSAQIGQHTADLFPKVTLMGFLGSTGINPADLAKKSAFTWLGVPYLQWDVFDFGRTRSTIRQAEADRDEAAAKYSQTVLAALQDANNALSRYGHQRESVARLQQIEASANRSETLMHQRYDAGASSLIDLMDTQRTQFSAQQNLVEGQADLLKDFVSLQKSLGLGWQ; encoded by the coding sequence ATGACCACGCTTGAGTCTCGCACGCCGCGCGTTCTGCTGTTGGCGCTGCTTGCTTCGATTACCACCCTGTCGGGCTGCACCGTAGGCCCTGATTACCGCGGTGCACCCAACGTGCCAACCGGCGCCGCGCATGGCAATGCCTTTGTGCGCGCGCCCGTCGCAGGCATGGCAACGACACCCGCACCGAGTCAGTGGTGGGCGACCCTCAACGATCCGCAACTCAATGCGCTGATTGATGCTGCACTCGCCCACAACCAAAACCTGCAAGCGGCACAGGCCCGCCTGCGGCAGTCGCGTGAGCAGTTGCAGCAGCAGCGCACCAAGGCACTACCCAGTGTCTCGGTGGATGCGGCGGCGGTACGCCTGCGCGAGCCCGATACGTCGCTGTTGCAGTCATCGCAGTCCTCCGGCAACAACGGCTCGCAAAGTGGCCAGACCACGGGAACATCCAAGGGTCGCGGTCCGTTGCAGCTATACACGGCAGACTTTGATGCCTCCTGGGAACTGGATCTGTTCGGTGGCATGCGACGCGCCACGGAGTCGGCGTCGGCACAGGCCGACGCTGTGGAAGCCGACCTTGCCGACACTCAGGTGTCGCTGGCTGCGGAAGTTGCGCAAGCGTACATCGGCTTGCGCGACCAACAGCAGCGACTGGTGTTGGCCAATCAGTCCACCGAACTCGCACAGAAAACGCTCGCACTGGTGCAGCAGCGTCGTGCGCACGGCGTTGCCGCCGATGCGGATGTCGAGCGCCAGACCACCCAGGTGGAAAACACTCGCGCGACCTTGATCCCACTCGACGAACAGATCACCGAGTCGCTGGACCAGTTGGCCGTACTCACCGGCCAAGCACCGGGTGCATTGGATCAGGAACTGTCCACGCCCAAGCCATTGCCAACCTTGCCTGCAAGCGTAGCGGTTGATGATCCGGCAACCATGCTTAGACAGCGGCCGGATATCCGCGCGGCCGAACGCCGGCTGGCATCAAGTAGCGCGCAGATCGGCCAGCACACCGCTGACCTGTTTCCCAAGGTGACGCTCATGGGCTTTCTCGGTTCCACCGGTATCAATCCGGCGGATCTCGCCAAGAAGAGTGCCTTTACCTGGCTGGGCGTGCCCTATCTGCAATGGGACGTGTTTGACTTCGGACGCACGCGCAGCACCATTCGTCAGGCCGAAGCCGACCGTGACGAAGCCGCTGCGAAATACTCGCAAACCGTACTCGCCGCGCTGCAGGATGCCAACAACGCCCTGTCCCGCTACGGACATCAACGAGAGAGCGTTGCGCGCCTGCAGCAGATCGAAGCATCGGCCAACCGATCCGAGACGCTGATGCACCAACGCTACGACGCCGGCGCATCCTCATTGATCGACCTGATGGATACGCAGCGCACGCAATTCAGCGCGCAGCAGAACTTGGTTGAAGGCCAAGCCGATCTGCTGAAGGACTTCGTATCACTGCAGAAAAGCCTTGGACTGGGCTGGCAGTAA
- a CDS encoding TonB-dependent receptor codes for MTSRKIKSQPFGYFPTSNMDPCKRLSPGTFTRLGVHLPALLLGLGAHAAQAQDANAASTVSVAGDASPQGQTAPVDNHAKDSPVTLKGVDVVASSSGAGMAAIQLVGPNEYVLNRSDLDGALSGNNALALLKNVPGASYTATDSLGLDISATSLFVRGFRMNEMGVVFEGVPLNDNGFLSMTGTSAVNVGVPDAIGSIDITPGTARESVFSSSANGGGLVYSLANLKDTPSAEISQTYGSNKTLVTTFSGQTGKLGANGPEVLVDLQHISANKYQTGGTQDFLRGDLKAKQDVSWGDFTLFVSASHAAVWGYNNLSFDMIRKLGWNADIWYPDYARAYQMALPENANASCGAYTCGQLSALIPYDTGQTTNDSIETIAHHFRLSSSLTGSVQLYSAQSKTSASLSDPTTPSPSGAPFSEQVQRPRVNRLGGTVNFTYNVGDHVISAGLWKEQTRSAATTSWYDEPLLGEGEPLKTTGPYDVYGPAFQTANASNWRIRSQQFYLHDDYAITDKLTLGMGFKGVDFSTTGGGIGPDQAPFGTLRVKNNFLPHVSLFWSPSTQTDVFLDIAETENGYRVAQRGNIGYTASAWTVSNQQEFDRVAQSIRPEKDWNLTAGATHRFDNLTLTYDAFYSVIRDRLLSAAVGSQFAQINTVGLMPRMHIFGADLGLTADISNHIQFYQGLAVARSFYDNNFVVDDTVFPIKGKAQPGYPIVSVVSDLSAKFQSWRFGATSTEYLRQPFSYENDIYVPNFWQINTYASYTLKSRGAMPEWSFRLDVSNLFDRKNIGTSTIAGSPFSGDYQTLQRSAPRQLMFTVSAKY; via the coding sequence ATGACTTCCCGCAAGATCAAAAGCCAACCGTTCGGCTACTTCCCCACGTCGAACATGGATCCTTGCAAGCGACTTTCGCCTGGCACGTTCACCCGGCTCGGGGTTCATTTGCCCGCTCTTCTTCTCGGGCTTGGCGCGCATGCAGCGCAGGCGCAGGACGCCAACGCCGCTTCCACGGTGAGCGTCGCCGGTGATGCGAGCCCGCAGGGCCAAACGGCTCCGGTCGACAACCATGCCAAAGACTCCCCGGTAACCCTGAAGGGCGTCGATGTCGTCGCATCGTCGAGTGGCGCCGGGATGGCGGCCATACAGCTTGTCGGCCCCAACGAGTATGTGCTCAATCGCAGCGACCTCGACGGGGCGCTGTCGGGAAACAATGCGCTTGCTCTGTTGAAGAACGTTCCCGGCGCGTCGTACACGGCGACCGATAGCCTGGGCCTGGATATCTCGGCGACCAGTCTCTTCGTACGCGGCTTTCGCATGAACGAGATGGGCGTGGTGTTCGAAGGCGTTCCCCTGAACGACAACGGGTTCTTGTCCATGACGGGTACGAGCGCGGTCAATGTCGGCGTCCCCGATGCCATCGGCTCCATCGACATCACGCCCGGCACCGCACGTGAAAGCGTGTTCTCCAGCAGCGCCAATGGCGGTGGCCTGGTGTATTCGCTGGCCAACCTCAAGGACACGCCCAGCGCGGAGATCAGCCAGACCTATGGCAGCAACAAGACGCTGGTCACCACCTTCTCTGGCCAGACGGGGAAGCTGGGAGCCAATGGCCCGGAAGTGCTAGTCGACCTGCAGCATATCTCAGCGAACAAGTACCAGACGGGAGGAACCCAGGACTTCCTTCGCGGCGACCTGAAGGCAAAACAGGATGTGTCGTGGGGTGATTTCACCTTGTTCGTGTCCGCGAGCCATGCGGCGGTGTGGGGCTACAACAACCTGTCGTTCGACATGATCCGCAAGCTCGGCTGGAATGCGGACATCTGGTATCCGGACTATGCACGCGCTTATCAGATGGCGCTCCCCGAGAATGCCAATGCCTCTTGCGGCGCGTATACGTGCGGGCAGCTGTCGGCGTTGATTCCCTATGACACGGGACAGACCACGAACGATTCCATCGAAACGATTGCTCATCATTTCAGGTTGTCGTCGTCGCTCACGGGCAGCGTGCAGTTGTACAGTGCCCAGAGCAAAACGTCGGCCAGCCTGTCGGACCCGACCACGCCGTCACCTTCAGGTGCGCCGTTCTCCGAGCAGGTTCAGCGCCCTCGCGTGAATCGCCTGGGCGGCACGGTGAATTTCACTTACAACGTGGGTGACCACGTGATTAGCGCGGGCCTGTGGAAGGAGCAAACCAGGTCTGCCGCCACCACGTCCTGGTATGACGAGCCGTTGCTCGGCGAGGGAGAACCGCTGAAGACCACGGGCCCCTACGATGTCTACGGCCCAGCTTTTCAGACGGCGAACGCATCCAACTGGCGTATCCGCTCGCAACAGTTCTATCTGCATGACGATTACGCCATCACAGACAAGCTGACGTTGGGCATGGGGTTCAAGGGCGTCGACTTCTCCACCACGGGTGGTGGCATAGGGCCCGATCAGGCGCCGTTCGGAACGCTACGGGTGAAGAATAATTTCCTGCCGCATGTCTCGCTGTTCTGGAGCCCGAGCACGCAGACCGACGTTTTTTTGGATATCGCCGAAACGGAGAACGGTTATCGCGTGGCTCAGCGCGGCAACATCGGCTACACGGCTTCAGCCTGGACGGTATCCAACCAGCAGGAATTCGACCGGGTCGCCCAATCCATCCGCCCTGAAAAAGATTGGAATCTCACGGCCGGCGCCACGCATCGCTTCGACAACCTCACGCTGACTTACGACGCGTTCTACAGCGTCATACGCGACCGACTTCTGTCGGCTGCCGTCGGCAGCCAGTTTGCGCAGATCAATACGGTTGGCCTGATGCCGAGGATGCATATCTTTGGCGCTGACCTCGGCCTTACCGCGGATATCTCGAACCACATCCAGTTCTATCAGGGCCTAGCGGTGGCTCGTTCGTTCTACGACAACAATTTCGTCGTCGATGACACGGTATTCCCGATCAAGGGCAAGGCCCAGCCCGGTTATCCCATCGTGTCCGTGGTGAGCGACCTGTCGGCTAAATTCCAATCCTGGCGGTTCGGCGCCACGAGCACGGAATACCTGCGCCAACCCTTCTCATACGAGAACGATATCTACGTGCCGAACTTCTGGCAGATCAACACGTACGCCTCTTACACGCTCAAGTCGCGTGGTGCCATGCCGGAATGGTCGTTCCGGCTGGATGTCAGCAATCTGTTCGACAGGAAAAATATCGGCACGTCCACCATCGCCGGATCGCCCTTCTCGGGTGACTACCAGACGTTGCAGCGCAGCGCGCCACGGCAGCTGATGTTTACTGTTTCCGCCAAGTACTGA
- a CDS encoding DHA2 family efflux MFS transporter permease subunit has translation MNPQSPVASPAPLTGARFALGAIAVALATFMNVLDSSIANVAVPTISGNLGVSVDEGTWVITLFAAANAISIPLTGWLTQRIGQVRLFVGSILLFVFSSWLCGVSPTLPILLASRILQGAAAGPLVPLSQALLLTTFPEEKSSSALSLWAMTATVGPIAGPALGGWITDSYSWSWIFYINIPVGLFAAAVVWLLYRDRETPTRKLPIDKMGLLSLVAWVAALQILLDKGKDLDWFDSPVICVLAVFAAIAFAFFLIWELTEEKPIVDLRLFAGRNFLGGTIAISVAYAVFFANLVLLPQWIQEYLGYRSVDAGLVTAPLGIFAVLLAPVMGKIMPKSDARVLATLAFVGFAAVFFMRSNYTTGVDVYTLVLPTLLQGIPTALFFVPLTAIILSGLTPDRIPAAAGLSNFVRVFAGAVGTSLFSTAWSNRTILHHAQLVEQATPYNATFVHSIATLQGTLHIGADRAMAFFEGQLTAQAAMLGLNDVFWLSAILFVAIIPLIWVTHPGKGAGAGAAAAGH, from the coding sequence ATGAATCCGCAATCCCCTGTAGCCTCCCCCGCCCCACTGACTGGGGCGCGGTTCGCGCTTGGCGCTATCGCCGTTGCGCTGGCCACCTTCATGAACGTGCTGGACTCCTCCATTGCCAACGTCGCCGTGCCGACCATCTCCGGCAACCTCGGTGTATCAGTGGACGAAGGCACGTGGGTCATCACGCTATTCGCGGCCGCCAACGCCATCTCCATTCCACTCACGGGATGGCTCACGCAACGCATCGGCCAGGTGCGGTTGTTCGTCGGCTCGATCCTACTGTTCGTGTTCTCGTCCTGGCTCTGCGGCGTATCCCCGACACTGCCGATCCTGCTGGCCTCGCGCATCCTTCAGGGCGCCGCCGCCGGTCCGTTGGTGCCGCTGTCCCAGGCGTTGCTGCTTACTACCTTTCCCGAGGAGAAAAGCTCCAGCGCACTATCGCTGTGGGCTATGACCGCAACAGTAGGCCCCATCGCCGGCCCTGCGCTCGGGGGCTGGATTACCGACAGCTACAGTTGGTCGTGGATCTTCTACATCAACATACCCGTGGGCTTGTTCGCCGCCGCCGTGGTGTGGCTGCTCTATCGCGATCGCGAAACACCAACGCGGAAACTGCCGATCGACAAGATGGGCCTTCTTTCGCTCGTTGCGTGGGTGGCCGCGTTGCAGATCTTGCTCGACAAGGGCAAAGACCTCGACTGGTTCGACTCGCCAGTCATCTGCGTGTTGGCCGTGTTCGCCGCCATCGCCTTTGCGTTCTTCCTTATCTGGGAGTTGACCGAGGAAAAACCCATTGTCGACCTGCGGCTCTTCGCGGGCCGGAATTTCCTAGGTGGCACTATCGCCATTTCCGTGGCTTACGCAGTGTTCTTCGCCAACCTGGTGCTGCTGCCGCAATGGATCCAGGAGTACCTCGGCTATCGCTCGGTGGACGCCGGTCTGGTCACGGCGCCACTGGGTATATTCGCCGTCCTGCTGGCGCCGGTCATGGGCAAGATCATGCCGAAGTCCGACGCACGCGTGCTTGCCACGCTGGCCTTCGTGGGTTTCGCCGCGGTGTTCTTCATGCGCTCCAACTACACCACCGGCGTAGACGTCTATACCCTCGTGCTGCCTACGCTGCTGCAGGGCATACCGACGGCACTGTTCTTTGTGCCGCTGACCGCCATCATCCTGTCCGGCCTGACACCGGACAGGATTCCCGCGGCGGCAGGCCTATCCAACTTCGTGCGTGTGTTTGCGGGCGCAGTGGGCACGTCGTTGTTCAGCACGGCGTGGAGCAATCGCACGATCCTGCATCACGCACAGTTGGTGGAGCAGGCCACGCCGTACAATGCGACGTTCGTCCACAGCATCGCCACCTTGCAGGGAACGCTCCATATCGGTGCCGACCGCGCCATGGCATTCTTCGAGGGTCAACTGACGGCGCAGGCTGCCATGCTCGGCCTCAACGATGTCTTTTGGCTGTCGGCGATCCTGTTTGTCGCCATCATTCCCCTGATCTGGGTCACCCACCCCGGAAAAGGTGCAGGAGCCGGCGCGGCGGCAGCTGGACACTGA
- a CDS encoding MarR family winged helix-turn-helix transcriptional regulator, with translation MDHYNRKNFTVTQSMGFMLSKSRNLVAADMDTALKDLGVTSQQMGIFLSLARGLARTPFELSKLLAIDSGLMTRMLDKLESQDLLTRNRSDEDRRVFHLELTDEGLAIAEKISDIAPQVLNRRLRRFSKTEFTELKRLLTKFIGESQDGEPT, from the coding sequence ATGGACCACTACAACAGGAAGAACTTCACGGTCACGCAAAGCATGGGCTTCATGCTGTCCAAGTCACGTAACTTGGTGGCGGCCGATATGGATACGGCGCTCAAGGACCTGGGTGTGACCAGCCAACAGATGGGCATCTTCCTTTCGCTGGCCCGTGGCCTCGCGCGTACGCCATTCGAGCTGTCCAAGCTGCTGGCCATCGACAGCGGACTGATGACGCGCATGCTCGACAAGCTGGAGTCACAGGATCTACTGACGCGTAATCGAAGCGATGAAGATCGGCGCGTATTTCATCTTGAGCTCACCGATGAAGGTCTTGCGATCGCCGAGAAAATCTCGGACATCGCACCCCAGGTATTGAACCGCCGGTTACGGCGCTTCAGCAAAACCGAATTCACTGAGCTGAAGCGCCTGCTTACCAAGTTCATCGGTGAAAGCCAGGACGGTGAGCCCACCTAA
- a CDS encoding dienelactone hydrolase family protein translates to MIGSISGADEAKHRAEQALREYLALGASAAHIDSVRQQAVHATGDAPAEQGRFPLIIYAPSDSSAAFESDMLCEYLASHGYVVIASPSHGAHARYMTDGRVADDVESTRAQAADIGFLIGYAATLPDVDPGNVGVVGYSWGGMASTFAAVADGRIHALVDLDGSVRYFPKMLAAAPDVTPDRITVPLLFFADKEDPLGPGIDSRPGSFVARIHHADVTEIGLLKLSHDDLSDDGLRFLSETSRKGITLEEREESYAWIARYTLAFLDATLRSDPAAARFMAATPASNHVPAGVLHIAYRPAVGASPSVQSFAKLLHDRGFSNAIEAYAAYTKDHPAFRILDDTFGAWFSSLLDIGRSDDAIGLCQLWTHVYPKSIDAWTDLGAAYEVAGKPVLATSSYREILKIDPHNRIARERIASLAPEKRG, encoded by the coding sequence ATGATCGGTTCGATCTCAGGCGCGGACGAAGCGAAACATCGTGCGGAACAGGCGCTGCGCGAATACCTCGCCTTGGGTGCCAGCGCTGCCCACATCGATAGCGTGCGCCAGCAAGCTGTCCATGCCACCGGCGATGCACCAGCCGAACAGGGACGGTTTCCGCTGATCATCTACGCGCCGAGCGACAGCTCGGCGGCATTCGAGAGTGACATGCTCTGCGAATATCTCGCGAGTCATGGCTATGTGGTGATCGCCAGCCCATCGCATGGTGCGCATGCTCGCTACATGACCGATGGTCGCGTGGCGGACGACGTAGAAAGCACCCGGGCGCAAGCGGCGGACATAGGATTCCTGATCGGCTATGCCGCCACTCTCCCTGATGTGGATCCAGGCAACGTCGGTGTCGTCGGATATAGCTGGGGCGGCATGGCCAGCACCTTCGCGGCCGTTGCGGATGGCCGCATCCATGCCCTAGTGGATCTGGATGGTTCCGTTCGCTATTTCCCCAAGATGCTGGCTGCCGCACCGGACGTGACGCCGGATCGGATCACCGTGCCGTTGCTCTTCTTCGCCGATAAGGAGGATCCGTTGGGACCGGGCATCGACTCCCGGCCTGGCAGCTTCGTGGCGCGCATCCATCACGCTGACGTGACCGAAATCGGTTTGCTCAAGCTGTCCCACGATGACCTGTCGGACGACGGCCTTCGCTTTCTTAGCGAAACCAGCCGCAAAGGAATCACGCTGGAGGAGCGGGAGGAAAGCTATGCATGGATCGCCCGCTATACGCTCGCGTTTCTGGATGCAACGCTGAGATCGGATCCGGCCGCGGCTCGATTCATGGCGGCAACACCTGCGTCCAACCATGTTCCTGCGGGTGTGCTGCATATAGCGTATCGCCCCGCTGTGGGCGCCAGCCCCTCCGTGCAGAGCTTTGCGAAGTTGCTTCACGATCGCGGCTTCAGCAACGCGATCGAGGCATATGCCGCTTATACAAAGGATCACCCAGCATTCCGCATACTCGACGACACCTTTGGGGCGTGGTTCTCCTCGCTGCTGGACATTGGACGTAGCGATGATGCCATTGGCTTGTGCCAGCTCTGGACTCACGTTTACCCCAAGAGCATCGATGCGTGGACCGACCTGGGTGCCGCTTACGAAGTGGCGGGAAAGCCGGTGTTGGCGACGTCCAGTTATCGGGAGATCCTGAAGATTGATCCGCACAATCGCATTGCGAGGGAGCGCATCGCATCGCTGGCACCGGAAAAACGTGGGTAG